A section of the Salmo salar chromosome ssa05, Ssal_v3.1, whole genome shotgun sequence genome encodes:
- the LOC106605408 gene encoding zinc-binding protein A33 isoform X2, with amino-acid sequence MYKNHIKDTNNNCNKSLLPDHKEKLIQAIKRIKHEVDECWEAERETYIWSVDVERCFDNLEREVRAEFQNLHRFLDEEETMDMERLKKEKEKRVKLLREREKKIAMQGRDLERGIATLNNKLAEEDSPKLLKEIQDLLKRSQVAFIPPPHVDVEVRSAHFVGPIQYRIWKHMKSCLYPNITEVTFDPETAHPLLTLSPSCTSVWFEEDKVIPKASEEEPPNPRCFHYYYSVMGREGFITGRHYWEVEVGHKTAWRLGVAREDVHRGEMDSSGTSNGLWTLSLKGGAILACTDPKPIKVPVSIKPIRIGVFLDCEKEEVAFYNAVTMTPLYTFSMETVFVPLIPFYNPCDTDDGRNLGPLKLFSPSI; translated from the exons ATGTACAAAAATCACATAAAAGACACCAACAACAACTGCAATAAAAGCCTTCTCCCTGACCATAAG GAGAAGCTGATCCAGGCTATTAAAAGAATAAAGCATGAGGTAGACGAGTgctgggaggcagagagagagacgtacaTATGGTCTGTTGATGTAGAG aGATGTTTTGATAATCTGGAACGGGAGGTCCGAGCTGAGTTCCAGAATCTCCATCGCTTCCTGGACGAAGAGGAGACCATGGACATGGAGCGActgaagaaggagaaagagaagagggtgAAGCtgcttagggagagagagaagaagatcgCCATGCAGGGAAGAGATCTAGAGAGAGGCATtgccacactaaacaacaaactGGCTGAGGAGGATAGTCCCAAACTGCTCAAA GAGATTCAAGACCTCTTGAAAAG GTCCCAGGTGGCTTTCATACCCCCTCCGCATGTGGATGTGGAGGTGCGATCAGCACACTTTGTGGGGCCCATCCAGTACAGGATATGGAAACACATGAAGAGCTGCCTGTACCCAA ATATCACTGAAGTGACCTTTGACCCAGAGACAGCccaccccctcctcaccctctcccccaGCTGCACTTCTGTGTGGTTTGAGGAGGACAAAGTTATCCCCAAGGCCTCGGAGGAGGAGCCACCCAACCCCCGCTGCttccactactactacagtgTCATGGGCCGAGAAGGCTTCATCACCGGACGccattactgggaggtggaggtgggcCACAAGACAGCGTGGCGGCTGGGTGTGGCCAGGGAGGACGTCCACCGGGGGGAGATGGACTCCAGCGGGACCAGTAATGGTCTCTGGACCCTATCCCTGAAGGGAGGGGCCATCTTGGCCTGTACAGACCCCAAACCCATCAAGGTCCCGGTGTCCATCAAGCCCATCCGGATCGGAGTGTTCTTAGACTGTGAGAAGGAGGAAGTAGCGTTCTATAACGCTGTTACCATGACGCCGCTGTACACATTCTCCATGGAAACGGTGTTCGTTCCGCTGATCCCCTTCTATAACCCGTGTGACACGGACGATGGGAGGAACCTGGGTCCCCTAAAGCTCTTCAGCCCCTCTATATGA
- the LOC106605408 gene encoding zinc-binding protein A33 isoform X1 translates to MFFNSLSLSLPLSSLLSPSLLLHQESLVCFLVSLGEIRMYKNHIKDTNNNCNKSLLPDHKEKLIQAIKRIKHEVDECWEAERETYIWSVDVERCFDNLEREVRAEFQNLHRFLDEEETMDMERLKKEKEKRVKLLREREKKIAMQGRDLERGIATLNNKLAEEDSPKLLKEIQDLLKRSQVAFIPPPHVDVEVRSAHFVGPIQYRIWKHMKSCLYPNITEVTFDPETAHPLLTLSPSCTSVWFEEDKVIPKASEEEPPNPRCFHYYYSVMGREGFITGRHYWEVEVGHKTAWRLGVAREDVHRGEMDSSGTSNGLWTLSLKGGAILACTDPKPIKVPVSIKPIRIGVFLDCEKEEVAFYNAVTMTPLYTFSMETVFVPLIPFYNPCDTDDGRNLGPLKLFSPSI, encoded by the exons ATGTTCTTCAATTCTCTGTCACTGTCCCTCCCTCTTTCatctttactctctccctctcttttattACACCAAGAGTCCCTTGTTTGCTTTCTGGTCTCGTTAGGAGAAATTAGAATGTACAAAAATCACATAAAAGACACCAACAACAACTGCAATAAAAGCCTTCTCCCTGACCATAAG GAGAAGCTGATCCAGGCTATTAAAAGAATAAAGCATGAGGTAGACGAGTgctgggaggcagagagagagacgtacaTATGGTCTGTTGATGTAGAG aGATGTTTTGATAATCTGGAACGGGAGGTCCGAGCTGAGTTCCAGAATCTCCATCGCTTCCTGGACGAAGAGGAGACCATGGACATGGAGCGActgaagaaggagaaagagaagagggtgAAGCtgcttagggagagagagaagaagatcgCCATGCAGGGAAGAGATCTAGAGAGAGGCATtgccacactaaacaacaaactGGCTGAGGAGGATAGTCCCAAACTGCTCAAA GAGATTCAAGACCTCTTGAAAAG GTCCCAGGTGGCTTTCATACCCCCTCCGCATGTGGATGTGGAGGTGCGATCAGCACACTTTGTGGGGCCCATCCAGTACAGGATATGGAAACACATGAAGAGCTGCCTGTACCCAA ATATCACTGAAGTGACCTTTGACCCAGAGACAGCccaccccctcctcaccctctcccccaGCTGCACTTCTGTGTGGTTTGAGGAGGACAAAGTTATCCCCAAGGCCTCGGAGGAGGAGCCACCCAACCCCCGCTGCttccactactactacagtgTCATGGGCCGAGAAGGCTTCATCACCGGACGccattactgggaggtggaggtgggcCACAAGACAGCGTGGCGGCTGGGTGTGGCCAGGGAGGACGTCCACCGGGGGGAGATGGACTCCAGCGGGACCAGTAATGGTCTCTGGACCCTATCCCTGAAGGGAGGGGCCATCTTGGCCTGTACAGACCCCAAACCCATCAAGGTCCCGGTGTCCATCAAGCCCATCCGGATCGGAGTGTTCTTAGACTGTGAGAAGGAGGAAGTAGCGTTCTATAACGCTGTTACCATGACGCCGCTGTACACATTCTCCATGGAAACGGTGTTCGTTCCGCTGATCCCCTTCTATAACCCGTGTGACACGGACGATGGGAGGAACCTGGGTCCCCTAAAGCTCTTCAGCCCCTCTATATGA
- the ino80e gene encoding INO80 complex subunit E isoform X2 → MNGQADMEVDYKQKYKNLKRKLKFLVYEQECFQEELRRSQRKLLKVSRDKSFLLDRLLQYERVDEDSSDSDATASSENSEGEGTRERDGGKKRRSSPGVGLPSSSSSHLSLLSRSGVNPLQSSGSTPYLNTVVAPLAANYPAGPTAPPTSSASFNWVPRQMLSGDAAEEEGESDGDSDRGDDDRGEGEEADLVIDIPNE, encoded by the exons ATGAACGGTCAAGCCGATATGGAGGTGGACTACAAGCAGAAATACAAAAATCTCAAACGCAAATTGAAATTCCTGGTTTAT GAGCAGGAGTGTTTTCAGGAAGAGCTCAGAAGATCCCAGAGGAAGCTGCTCAAAGTGTCCAGAGATAAAAG TTTTCTGTTGGACCGACTGTTACAATACGAGCGGGTGGACGAGGACTCCTCAG ATTCTGATGCCACAGCCTCTTCTGAGAACAGTGAAGGAGAGGGcaccagggagagagacggaggaaagAA GAGAAGGAGTAGCCCTGGCGTAGGCCTTCCTTCGTCCtcgtcctcccatctctctctcctctctcgttctGGAGTGAACCCTCTCCAGTCATCCGGCAGTACCCCCTACCTCAACACA GTGGTGGCCCCTCTGGCAGCCAACTACCCAGCGGGCCCGACTGCCCCTCCCACATCCAGCGCCTCGTTCAACTGGGTGCCCAGGCAGATGCTGAGTGGAGACGCcgcggaggaggagggagagagcgacgGAGACTCAGACAGAGGAGACGACGAcaggggggaaggagaagaggcTGACCTTGTCATCGATATCCCCAAcgagtga
- the LOC106605402 gene encoding uncharacterized protein, whose translation MKMKTVSVVVVLSLLLCSALTAPLKGKEDSQQTMFFGEDFHLHLSSLAAEVLFQPSNAKAGLEVVLMRGGSVVGNRAKLNSQLSHLILANVGEEDEGTYSVKNNEHLEEVRRITLIVRDCSNEQNIKYGENYHIQLAGVEAPITLEYRPSAVEANLTSRPPLVLMTRGRLSRDGYQGRLSVNEHRITLNAVTGADEGSYTVRDTNMKIMRKVCLNVKEHQNFVKLPYGGTLKINLILNASMVHLFYTPDYDLKSRQILDGGQLTVPADLDLEGRISLDPSVVILDQVKASDVGQFKVMDILGFPVSNVYLEVEAYKLPSLYVAIIALVGFLVLLLLVCLLSCLVKQKKRAAKARAIEKIAQNAGKEDEGDAFRQVVKNITQFEESIAQSIDITEKSQSTEVDIKGLEVSSKEVAGGNLETSDSGVEFNTTGLPLDTDTDVPDQIPESEAETESVAFVPETKPSPPPVTKPSPVPKINKIPEPAPEPKLTITKPVETKLSPIPSPVSKQAPSPIAKTPEPAKTPEPKIPELKTPEPTKTPDFKTPEPKIPGLKTPEPTKTPDLKTPEPKTPELKTPEPAKTPIAVSPSPVSPKPTPPLTPVSKPTAPQPSTPEPAKLVTPAPELPKPVTPTLESSKPVTPTLESQKPVTPIQTPTPTPMLSPEPAPTTNGTPEPPAPAPESKPNTALAPVGLIESPVAKATPPKTPEVEVTAPSSPALEAKMDAPAEDNTATTAT comes from the exons CTCTGACGGCCCCTTTGAAAG GTAAAGAAGACTCCCAGCAGACCATGTTCTTTGGGGAGGACTTCCATCTGCATCTGTCCTCTCTGGCTGCAGaggttttgttccagcccagtaaTGCCAAGGCGGGGCTTGAGGTGGTCCTGATGCGGGGTGGGTCCGTGGTCGGTAACCGTGCCAAGCTCAACAGTCAGCTCAGTCACCTGATCCTAGCGAATGTGGGTGAGGAGGACGAGGGGACATACTCGGTGAAGAACAACGAACATCTGGAAGAGGTCCGACGCATCACACTCATCGTCAGAG ACTGTTCCAACGAGCAGAACATTAAGTATGGGGAGAACTACCACATCCAGCTGGCGGGGGTGGAGGCTCCCATCACCCTGGAGTATAGGCCCAGTGCTGTGGAGGCCAACCTGACCTCAAG GCCGCCCCTGGTGCTGATGACCCgaggaaggctctccagagacgGGTACCAGGGGCGCCTGAGTGTCAACGAGCACCGGATCACCCTCAACGCCGTGACAGGCGCCGATGAGGGAAGCTACACCGTCAGAGACACTAACATGAAGATCATGAGGAAGGTCTGCCTAAATGTCAAAG aacACCAGAACTTTGTGAAGCTGCCGTATGGGGGCACCCTGAAGATCAACCTGATTCTGAATGCCTCCATGGTGCATCTGTTCTACACGCCCGACTACGACTTAAAAAGCAGACAGATCCTGGACGGGGGACAGTTAACG GTGCCAGCGGACCTGGATCTGGAGGGGCGGATCTCTCTGGATCCGTCTGTGGTTATTCTGGACCAGGTCAAGGCCAGCGACGTCGGACAGTTCAAGGTCATGGACATACTGGGGTTTCCTGTGTCCAACGTCTACCTGGAagtggagg cctaCAAGCTGCCGTCCCTCTACGTGGCAATCATAGCACTGGTGGGCTTCCTGGTCCTCCTGCTGTTGGTGTGTCTGCTGTCCTGCCTGGTCAAGCAGAAGAAGAGGGCTGCCAAGGCCCGAGCCATCGAGAAGATTGCCCAAAACGCAGGCAAGGAGGATGAGGGAGATGCCTTCAGACAG GTGGTGAAGAACATTACTCAGTTTGAGGAGTCTATAGCCCAGTCCATCGACATCACAGAGAAGTCTCAGAGCACTGAGGTGGACATTAAA GGTCTGGAGGTGTCGTCCAAGGAGGTGGCAGGTGGTAACCTGGAGACCAGCGACTCAGGGGTGGAGTTTAACACCACTGGCCTCCCATTGGACACTGACACTGACGTCCCCGACCAGATACCAGAATCAGAGGCTGAGACTGAGAGTGTTGCCTTCGTCCCAGAAACCAAGCCAAGCCCACCCCCGGTTACCAAACCTAGCCCGGTTCCCAAGATCAACAAAATCCCTGAACCAGCTCCTGAACCAAAGTTGACCATAACCAAACCCGTTGAGACCAAACTCAGCCCAATCCCAAGCCCGGTCTCCAAGCAGGCTCCAAGCCCCATTGCCAAAACACCTGAACCAGCCAAAACTCCTGAACCGAAAATACCTGAATTGAAAACACCTGAACCAACCAAAACTCCTGATTTTAAAACTCCTGAACCAAAAATACCTGGATTGAAAACACCTGAACCAACCAAAACTCCTGATTTGAAAACTCCTGAACCGAAAACACCTGAATTGAAAACACCTGAACCAGCCAAAACACCTATTGCTGTGTCTCCAAGCCCGGTGTCCCCTAAGCCAACCCCACCCCTGACCCCTGTCTCCAAACCAACTGCACCCCAACCATCAACCCCCGAACCCGCCAAGCTGGTGACACCAGCCCCCGAACTCCCCAAGCCGGTGACACCAACCCTGGAATCCTCCAAGCCTGTGACACCAACCCTGGAATCCCAAAAGCCTGTGACACCAATCCAGACTCCGACCCCAACCCCAATGCTGAGCCCTGAACCTGCTCCGACCACCAATGGCACACCCGAACCACCAGCACCAGCACCTGAATCCAAACCTAACACTGCTCTGGCCCCAGTGGGTCTGATCGAAAGTCCTGTCGCCAAGgcaacccctcctaaaacccctgAGGTGGAGGTGACCGCTCCAAGTAGTCCAGCCCTTGAGGCCAAAATGGACGCCCCAGCTGAGGACAACACCGCCACCACCGCAACCTGA
- the LOC106605405 gene encoding uncharacterized protein, protein MLLLRWCPAGVSTAGWILLGLTLELSLPVTALSEPDPGFSLCRQSFYRQTPPLGGGALLTPLCHRLPGGQLFATLYHPTCDAAVYSAFHLSQGWRERGGKEEGTEKEEEDEGYQSRPLVMTPALLRGDVAGGKPQAHSESPLHQWDSLVTELIQSSVLPQCGSTGGQLYVLTGASGLRLGPGMEEGGDEGCEAGVQWSAVCCAGPEGQSGFSVGVMRETGGEERVVSVKELEHMIGVTDLFSEGCGEAEGDMEGDIVILLSDAMVGVVEKQRAVARPDAIEETLDETTDRSIEALPAETEPLIPPSVDNETLASESDTESSGNTLVYIITSSVSLLMAPLRPVVSTLIGIPGQVAFVLQEDLGVLSALPGDILSVFYNMASDLVSGVGSVTGLILGVGEMCFSTLYCITAPLVGSLFTSCQDGVTGVGTLAWDGVGIFGRIVDNAWWVSRVVGDQAWEQGGGYVGSVVSEMGGQVKAVGGGMGKLAWRCGNGVGNVVSLAGGLVVGSAGTVVANVMEVFGQDQNCGWFKSTENVHQ, encoded by the exons ATGCTGCTACTGCGGTGGTGTCCTGCTGGTGTCAGTACTGCAGGCTGGATCTTgctggggctgactctggagctGTCTCTACCAGTCACGGCCCTATCAGAACCAGACCCAGGCTTCTCCCTCTGCAGACAGAGCttctacagacagaccccccctctGGGCGGGGGGGCCCTCCTGACCCCCCTCTGTCACAGGCTGCCAGGGGGACAGTTGTTCGCCACGCTCTACCACCCGACCTGTGACGCAGCTGTTTACTCTGCCTTTCATCTCAgccaaggatggagggagagaggaggaaaggaggagggg acagagaaggaggaagaggacgaAGGGTACCAGAGTCGGCCCCTGGTGATGACCCCAGCCCTGCTCCGAGGGGATGTGGCGGGGGGTAAACCCCAAGCTCACTCTGAATCTCCCCTTCACCAGTGGGACTCCCTGGTCACAGAGCTGATCCAGAGCAGTGTCCTGCCCCAGTGTGGCTCCACAGGGGGCCAGCTCTACGTCCTGACAGGGGCCTCAGGGCTCAGGCTGGGGCCCGGGATGGAGGAGGGTGGGGATGAGGGGTGTGAGGCTGGGGTGCAGTggtctgcagtgtgctgtgctGGCCCAGAGGGACAGAGTGGGTTCAGTGTGGGGGtaatgagagagacagggggagaggagagggtggtgaGTGTTAAGGAgctggaacacatgattggagtgACAGATCTATTTTCAGAGGGTTGCGGGGAAGCAGAAGGGGACATGGAGGGAGACATAGTGATACTGCTCAGTGATGCGATGGTCGGAGTCGTAGAAAAGCAGAGAGCAGTCGCAAGGCCAGACGCCATTGAGGAAACACTAGATGAGACTACTGATCGAAGCATAGAGGCACTACCTGCTGAAACAGAACCGCTCATCCCTCCCTCAGTGGACAACGAGACACTGGCCTCTGAGTCGGACACAGAGTCGTCCGGCAACACTCTGGTGTATATCAtcacctcctctgtctccctgctcatGGCCCCTCTACGCCCTGTAGTCTCCACCCTCATTGGGATCCCTGGACAG GTGGCCTTTGTCCTACAGGAGGACCTGGGGGTCCTGTCTGCCCTGCCAGGCgacatcctctctgtgttctacaACATGGCGTCTGACCTGGTGTCTGGAGTCGGCTCAGTCACAGGCCTGATACTTGGTGTGGGGGAGATGTGCTTCTCCACTCTGTACTGCATTACAGCCCCTCTCGTTGGCTCCCTGTTCACCAGCTGCCAGGACGGGGTCACAGGGGTGGGCACCCTGGCCTGGGATGGGGTGGGCATATTCGGGAGGATCGTGGACAACGCCTGGTGGGTGTCCAGGGTGGTTGGGGACCAGGCGTGGGAGCAGGGTGGGGGGTATGTGGGGTCGGTGGTGTCTGAGATGGGAGGGCAGGTCAAGGCAGTGGGTGGGGGAATGGGGAAGCTGGCATGGAGGTGTGGAAATGGGGTGGGGAACGTAGTGAGTTTGGCAGGAGGGCTGGTAGTAGGGAGTGCGGGAACGGTTGTGGCGAATGTGATGGAAGTCTTTGGGCAGGACCAGAACTGTGGATGGTTTAAGTCTACAGAGAATGTTCATCAATAA
- the ino80e gene encoding INO80 complex subunit E isoform X1: MNGQADMEVDYKQKYKNLKRKLKFLVYEQECFQEELRRSQRKLLKVSRDKSFLLDRLLQYERVDEDSSDSDATASSENSEGEGTRERDGGKKRRSSPGVGLPSSSSSHLSLLSRSGVNPLQSSGSTPYLNTLPFPPEYLAPPAERMKKERKTKAPKHKKETSGKVVAPLAANYPAGPTAPPTSSASFNWVPRQMLSGDAAEEEGESDGDSDRGDDDRGEGEEADLVIDIPNE; the protein is encoded by the exons ATGAACGGTCAAGCCGATATGGAGGTGGACTACAAGCAGAAATACAAAAATCTCAAACGCAAATTGAAATTCCTGGTTTAT GAGCAGGAGTGTTTTCAGGAAGAGCTCAGAAGATCCCAGAGGAAGCTGCTCAAAGTGTCCAGAGATAAAAG TTTTCTGTTGGACCGACTGTTACAATACGAGCGGGTGGACGAGGACTCCTCAG ATTCTGATGCCACAGCCTCTTCTGAGAACAGTGAAGGAGAGGGcaccagggagagagacggaggaaagAA GAGAAGGAGTAGCCCTGGCGTAGGCCTTCCTTCGTCCtcgtcctcccatctctctctcctctctcgttctGGAGTGAACCCTCTCCAGTCATCCGGCAGTACCCCCTACCTCAACACA TTGCCCTTCCCACCAGAGTATTTGGCTCCACCAGCTGAGAGaatgaagaaagagagaaagacaaaggcgCCCAAACACAAGAAAGAGACAtcggggaag GTGGTGGCCCCTCTGGCAGCCAACTACCCAGCGGGCCCGACTGCCCCTCCCACATCCAGCGCCTCGTTCAACTGGGTGCCCAGGCAGATGCTGAGTGGAGACGCcgcggaggaggagggagagagcgacgGAGACTCAGACAGAGGAGACGACGAcaggggggaaggagaagaggcTGACCTTGTCATCGATATCCCCAAcgagtga